From the Candidatus Zixiibacteriota bacterium genome, one window contains:
- a CDS encoding DUF420 domain-containing protein: MSVSDLPTLNAALNLISATLLAFGYVNIKRGRQTVHKRFMVGALVSSALFLISYSIYHYHAGSVPYPHHDWTRPVYFAVLIPHVILAAVMTPFVIATVWLAFRENFKRHRMLARWVWPVWMFVSVSGVIVYLMLYRL, from the coding sequence ATGAGCGTTTCGGACTTACCTACATTAAATGCCGCTCTCAACTTGATCAGCGCTACCCTGTTGGCCTTTGGATACGTGAACATAAAGCGGGGGCGGCAAACCGTACACAAGCGGTTTATGGTTGGTGCACTGGTATCATCGGCGCTGTTTCTAATCAGTTATTCGATATATCACTATCACGCAGGTTCGGTGCCATACCCCCACCACGACTGGACGCGACCGGTATACTTTGCTGTTCTCATACCTCACGTGATTCTCGCGGCGGTCATGACGCCTTTCGTTATCGCGACAGTCTGGTTGGCATTTCGTGAGAATTTCAAAAGACATCGTATGCTGGCCCGATGGGTCTGGCCGGTGTGGATGTTCGTGTCGGTGAGCGGCGTGATTGTATATCTGATGTTGTACAGGCTTTAG
- a CDS encoding DNRLRE domain-containing protein, whose protein sequence is MRALIVFVLVGATAIFLVSCQNDSGPTDSTMNFASQPLSLGKFDLPQDATLDSARLVIYVQAANNQTVNIHRITGSWDEATVTFNSFAGAFDPTVINSFVAENTGMVSVDITSLVQSWLDSTYENYGILLDQVDEAYPLAEYQSRDSSTMSPPYIEICFSTSDSDGCIQIADIGDAYIWETNPDHNYGFMPYLFTGWADESDMERQTLIVFGEETEVLPTDSNCTRSKGFWRNWDGLGPQPDSVSQYLPQWLGTEGGSASIAVENTATSHEILSMSWDSRRNGIIKLYAQLLAAKLNVAAGADDAAVMDIISQADAFLADHGYGDWYALDSAQTKMILGWKDTLDDYNSGHIGPGHCYYWDYDDDYYDDDSSDYCDDDSSGYHDDDSSGYDDDSTEYDDDSTEYYDDDSSGYYDDDSTGYDDGSDS, encoded by the coding sequence ATGAGAGCATTAATCGTGTTTGTTTTGGTCGGAGCGACGGCAATATTTCTGGTAAGCTGTCAGAACGATTCCGGTCCGACAGACTCAACAATGAATTTCGCGAGTCAACCTCTGTCTTTGGGAAAATTCGATCTCCCGCAGGATGCCACGCTGGATTCGGCACGCCTGGTTATCTACGTACAGGCGGCCAATAATCAAACTGTTAACATACACCGAATAACCGGGTCATGGGACGAGGCGACGGTGACATTTAACAGCTTCGCCGGAGCATTCGATCCGACCGTAATCAATTCCTTCGTGGCCGAGAATACCGGAATGGTCTCGGTCGACATCACATCCCTTGTACAATCGTGGCTTGACAGCACCTATGAAAACTACGGCATCCTTCTGGATCAGGTTGACGAGGCCTATCCTCTGGCCGAGTATCAATCCAGGGACTCATCCACCATGTCGCCCCCTTATATCGAAATCTGTTTTAGCACCTCCGACAGCGACGGGTGTATCCAGATTGCCGACATAGGTGACGCGTACATCTGGGAAACCAACCCTGACCACAATTACGGATTCATGCCGTATCTGTTCACCGGGTGGGCCGATGAAAGTGACATGGAGCGTCAGACCCTGATTGTGTTCGGCGAAGAAACCGAGGTGCTGCCCACGGACAGCAACTGCACGCGTTCCAAGGGTTTCTGGCGTAACTGGGATGGTCTCGGTCCGCAACCTGACTCAGTCAGCCAGTATCTGCCTCAGTGGCTCGGGACTGAAGGCGGCTCGGCCAGCATCGCAGTGGAAAACACGGCAACATCGCACGAGATCCTCTCGATGAGCTGGGACAGCCGCCGAAACGGAATCATCAAACTCTATGCCCAGCTTCTGGCGGCCAAGCTGAACGTCGCGGCCGGCGCCGATGACGCGGCCGTAATGGACATCATCTCGCAGGCCGATGCCTTCCTGGCCGACCACGGTTACGGCGACTGGTACGCCCTCGACTCGGCGCAGACAAAGATGATTCTGGGTTGGAAGGACACGCTGGATGATTACAACAGCGGTCACATCGGCCCCGGTCATTGCTACTACTGGGATTACGATGATGATTACTATGACGATGACTCATCGGACTATTGCGATGATGATTCATCCGGGTACCATGATGATGACTCCTCGGGGTACGACGATGACTCGACGGAATACGACGATGATTCCACGGAATATTATGACGACGACTCGTCTGGTTACTACGATGACGACTCGACGGGTTATGACGACGGCAGCGATTCCTAA